The Deltaproteobacteria bacterium genomic interval TAAGCGATGCGGCCGCTCCGGTCCCCCTTCCGCTGGGACCAGAGGATCGCCTCGTCCAGCGCCTCCTTCGTCCAAGGGAGGAGGGCGCCGTGTTTCCCGCACATCTTCTCCATCCAGCGCCGGACCACCTCGACGTACAGCTCCTGCGAGAATGGATGGAAGGCGACCCAGATTCCGAACCGTCCCGAGAGGGAGATCTTTTCCTCCACGGCCTCCCCGTGGTGGATCTCCCCATCCGCCATCATCGCGCCGCGGTTGTCGCTCTCGTACTCGGGGACCAGGTGCCGCCGGTTGGACGTCACGTAGATCAGGGCGTTCTCCGGCGGCGCGTACACCGAGCCGTCGAGGGCGCTCTTCAGCATCTTGTAGCTCGACTCCCCCGTTTCGAAGGAGAGGTCGTCGGAGAAGAGGATGAATTTATAGGGGAGTCCCTTCACTTCGTCCACGATGGCGGGAAGGTGGACGAGGTCGTCCTTGTCCACCTGGATGATCCGAAGCCCCTGGGGGGCGTACGCATGGAGGAGTGCCCGCACGAGCGACGATTTCCCGGTGCCGCGCGAACCC includes:
- a CDS encoding ATP-binding protein codes for the protein MEPELTAQLKRVLSSLETLLPRPVPRIDWAVCVAANWRKRSFSGYLEPIGNVENLHLEDLLGIEEQKKVVEENTRQFLAGFPANNILLWGSRGTGKSSLVRALLHAYAPQGLRIIQVDKDDLVHLPAIVDEVKGLPYKFILFSDDLSFETGESSYKMLKSALDGSVYAPPENALIYVTSNRRHLVPEYESDNRGAMMADGEIHHGEAVEEKISLSGRFGIWVAFHPFSQELYVEVVRRWMEKMCGKHGALLPWTKEALDEAILWSQRKGDRSGRIAYQFAGHWVGKELLRREPVS